The Sneathiella limimaris region ACCCTGCGCCAGCAATACTGCCCGGTGCATCGTATTCTCCAGTTCCCGAACATTACCTTTCCAGCCATTGCGTTTCAGTTTTTCAAGCGCAGCCTGACTGATTTCCCGCTCTGGGATGGAATTCATTTCAGAATATTTTTTGGCGAAATGTTTGGATAGGGTCACGATATCAGATGGACGTTCCCGAAGCGGTGGGATTTTCAACGTCACAACATTCAGCCGGAACAGCAAGTCTTCCCTGAAGGTTCTCTCCTGAACAGCTTCTGCCAGATCCCGGTTGGAGGTTGCGAGAATTCGAATATCCACTGGAACTGGCTTGGTACCACCAACCCGGTCAATCACCCGCTCTTGAATGGCCCGAAGTAGCTTCGCCTGCAGTTGGATATCCATTTCGCTGATCTCGTCCAGCAGCAAGGTTCCGCCATTGGCTTCTTCAAACTTACCAATCCGCCGGGCAATCGCGCCGGTAAAGGCACCTTTTTCATGTCCGAATAATTCAGATTCCAGAAGGTTTTCAGGGATTGCTGCGCAGTTTACACAAACAAACGGCTTATCAGAGCGGTTGCTTTTCTTATGTAGATAGCTTGCCATCACTTCTTTACCGGTACCGGTCTCACCGTTGATGAGAACGGAGGCAGAGGAGGGGGCAATCTGATCAGCAAGTTTCACAACCTCGGCCATAGCCGGGTCACTGAAAATCAGTTGGGAATTATCTTCCGCGACGGCTTCCAGAACGGCAGCAATCAGCTCCGGATCTGGGGGCAGCGGCAAAAATTCCTTGGCACCTGCGCGAATGGCATTGGCCGCAGCCTTGGCTTCGGTGTTAATGCCACAGGCAATAATGGGCAGGTTGATCCGCTCGTTTGTCAGGCTTTCAACCAGTTGCGAAATAGGCAGATTGACATCAATCATCGCCATATCTGCACCCCGACCTGAGCGCAAGGAGGTCAACGCGGCTTCAATATCTTCAACCTGGCTGACTTTCGCGCCCCGGGACATAGCAATTTTGCTGGCCGCCCCGATTTGTCCGTTTAATGATCCAATTATAAGCAAACGCATCTGCTTATTCTCCCGATACTCTAATTATAAAACTGCACGCGCTCGGTCGGCGGCAACAAGGTATTCAGTACCATTTCCAGGCGACGGGGATTTTCCTGTCTGCCGATGGAGGTGGCGCTGGCGATATAAATGCGGTTAATCAGTACTTCCTCAGCGGAATTGCGTTCCAGTTTCGACGCAAGTGGGCTGAAAAACATATTGGCGAGAACCGCGCCGTAAAATGTTGTCAGAAGGGCAACTGCCATGGCTGGTCCGATTGTCGACGGATCATCCAGGCTGCTGAGCATCTGGACAAGTCCCACCAGTGTTCCGATCAGGCCCATGGCGGGTGCAACTTCGGCTGCCCGATGAAGCATACCCGCAGAAGAGTTGTGACGGGCTGACATGGCTTTTAACTCGTTACTGAGGATCCGGTTGACCTCGTCAGCAGGCAGACCATCCACAACCAGTTGAAGGGATTTGTTCTGGAAGCTCTCTGGATCTCCCTGACTGATATAGTCCTGTAATTTTAGAATACCTCTGCCCCGGCAGCGCTCTGCCAGTTCAATCATATCCATGGCGACCTCAATGGGGCGCCGATGCGGCTTGAAAAGGGCCCTTAAGATCAGGCGTTGAGAGCGCAAGACCTCAAAGAGCGAATAGCTCATGGTTGTGACCAGGAAAGTGCCCCCCAGCACAATAAGAACTGATGGCAGGTTATAAAAAGCTGTTGCGGAGCCGCCAATGAGGACGGCTGCCGTAATCACAGCAAAACTGCCAAAAAGCCCAAAAATTGTCGCAAAATCCAAGTTCATTATTGGTTATCCAGTTATCTGCGATCCGACTTGATAATCTCGGTCATTGTGACACCCAGCCGGTCCTCCACAACAACAACCTCTCCGCGGGCGACAAGACGGTTGTTGACATAAATATCGATCGCTTCACCGACTTTGCGGTCCAGCTCAACAACGGCCCCCCGGCCGAGTTTTAGAAGCTGGCTGACCTGCATTCTGGATTTGCCCAGAACAGCAGAAACATGCACTGGAATATCAAACACAGCTTCCAGATCGGCGGCTGTGCGGGCGATATCGGAATCATCCTGAATATCGTGATCCTCTGCTCCGTCTTCGGCAGCGGCGTTAGCCCCTTCCTGATCGGCCCCTTCAGCACCTGCCTCGTCCGTAGGCTGGGCGCTCAGATCATCAAGCTCTAAATCTTCATTATCTGCCACTGTTACTCTCCATAACTGTCATAAGCATCTTCCTTCAGGACCCTTATGACTTTGCTTCATCTGCCGAATTGACAAATCGGTGAATGATCTCTTCTAGTTTCTGTGTTGTGTCGGTGACGTCTCTTTCCACGCCGCCATCTGCCCACTCAATGCGGCAGTCACTATCGATTTTTGTATCGTCCGGTAACAGGATGATATTTCCCTGAAATCCGGATTGTTGGGCCAGGATATCCACTTTCTCGGATAGACTGTTACAAACCTGTTCATTGGCTCTGAGGACAATGCGCGGCTCGTCATGTAAATCAGCCAGGCAATCCTGTACCATCTGCAGCACTTCTTGCTCCGGTTGGCGGGCAATTAGGGAAGGGGCCAGTTTCTTGGCAATGGCAAAGGCAAGGCTAGCGGCCTCGCAGCGAACATTTTCCATCTGTGCCTCATGGGCCTGCGCAAGTTGCTGCAGTTGACTGCTCAGGTCACTCATGATTTGGGCAGTTGTCGCTTCAACACTTTGCAGAACCTCTTCCCGGCCGGCAGCTTGTCCGGCGCTATGGGCTTCGGCACATAATCTTTCCTTGTCTTCTTCCGTGTAGATAGCCGGTGGCAATTCCGGTTCCGGGGCCTCTACTTTTTCAGGCTCCTTCTTAACGGAACTACCGAATTCGGTATCAAACAGGAATTTGGAAGTTGCACTCATTACTAACGCCCTTAATAAACCAGCTCGTCGTCACCGCCACTGTCAGCGAGCATAATTTCACCTTTATCAGCCAGGTCTTTCGCGATATTCACGATTTCCATCTGGGCCTCATCCACATCCCGCAGACGAACCGGACCCAGGGCCTCCATATCCTCGCGAAGGATCTTGGCCGCACGCTCAGACATATTGCTGAAGAAAAGGTCCCGAACGGCATCGGAAGCGCCTTTCATGCAAATGCCCAACCGATCCTTGTCCACATTGCGAAGCAGGGTTTGGACACCTGCAGGATCGAGTTTGAGAAGATCTTCAAACGTAAACATCAGCGCCTTGATCTTCTCTGCACTGTCGCGGTTCCGCTCTTCCAGGGCGGCAATGAACCGACCTTCAGTGTTGCGATCAAAATTGTTGAAGATCTCAGCCATCATTTCGTGGCTGTCGCGCTTGTTGGTCTTGGCAAGGTTGCTCATGAACTCGCTGCGAAGTGTATCTTCGATCTTGTCCAGAACCTCTTTCTGAACAGATTCCATCTGCAGCATCCGGTTCACCACTTCGAGGGAGAAATCCTCTGGAAGCGTGGAGAGTACCTTGGCCGCATGATCTGGATTGATCTTGCTCATGACCACAGCCACGGTCTGCGGATATTCGTTTTTCAGATAATTGGCCAGCACCGCTTCGTTCACATTGGCCAGCTTGTCCCACATGGTCCGACCCGCCGGCCCGCGGATCTCTTCCATGATGTTGTCGACCTTGTCGGAAGGCAGGGCTTTCAGCAGAAGTCGCTCTGTTGCCTCATATGTGCCGATCAGGTTACCGGTTGAGGAGATGCTGCCAGCAAACTCAACAAACAGGGCTTCCATAACTTCTGAGGACACTGTACCAAGATTCGACATGGACTGAGAAATCTCCTTGATTTCCTCTTCATCCAGTCGGCTCCAGATCGGAGCAGCATGTTCTTCCCCAAGCGCCAGCATCATGATGGCCGCTTTGTCATTTCCAGACAGTTGTTTGATATCTGTGATCGCCATGAGACTTCCCTGGATTAC contains the following coding sequences:
- a CDS encoding sigma-54-dependent transcriptional regulator translates to MRLLIIGSLNGQIGAASKIAMSRGAKVSQVEDIEAALTSLRSGRGADMAMIDVNLPISQLVESLTNERINLPIIACGINTEAKAAANAIRAGAKEFLPLPPDPELIAAVLEAVAEDNSQLIFSDPAMAEVVKLADQIAPSSASVLINGETGTGKEVMASYLHKKSNRSDKPFVCVNCAAIPENLLESELFGHEKGAFTGAIARRIGKFEEANGGTLLLDEISEMDIQLQAKLLRAIQERVIDRVGGTKPVPVDIRILATSNRDLAEAVQERTFREDLLFRLNVVTLKIPPLRERPSDIVTLSKHFAKKYSEMNSIPEREISQAALEKLKRNGWKGNVRELENTMHRAVLLAQGDDIGPEAILMPDGSAVPETPAMAGAAAPAAMASPSASAATAEAAEGGSMVGRTVADVEKDLILNTLEHCLGNRTHAANILGISIRTLRNKLKQYSGEGVEVPQAGTSRPAM
- a CDS encoding motility protein A, with translation MNLDFATIFGLFGSFAVITAAVLIGGSATAFYNLPSVLIVLGGTFLVTTMSYSLFEVLRSQRLILRALFKPHRRPIEVAMDMIELAERCRGRGILKLQDYISQGDPESFQNKSLQLVVDGLPADEVNRILSNELKAMSARHNSSAGMLHRAAEVAPAMGLIGTLVGLVQMLSSLDDPSTIGPAMAVALLTTFYGAVLANMFFSPLASKLERNSAEEVLINRIYIASATSIGRQENPRRLEMVLNTLLPPTERVQFYN
- the fliN gene encoding flagellar motor switch protein FliN codes for the protein MQDDSDIARTAADLEAVFDIPVHVSAVLGKSRMQVSQLLKLGRGAVVELDRKVGEAIDIYVNNRLVARGEVVVVEDRLGVTMTEIIKSDRR
- a CDS encoding FliH/SctL family protein, with protein sequence MSATSKFLFDTEFGSSVKKEPEKVEAPEPELPPAIYTEEDKERLCAEAHSAGQAAGREEVLQSVEATTAQIMSDLSSQLQQLAQAHEAQMENVRCEAASLAFAIAKKLAPSLIARQPEQEVLQMVQDCLADLHDEPRIVLRANEQVCNSLSEKVDILAQQSGFQGNIILLPDDTKIDSDCRIEWADGGVERDVTDTTQKLEEIIHRFVNSADEAKS
- the fliG gene encoding flagellar motor switch protein FliG, translating into MAITDIKQLSGNDKAAIMMLALGEEHAAPIWSRLDEEEIKEISQSMSNLGTVSSEVMEALFVEFAGSISSTGNLIGTYEATERLLLKALPSDKVDNIMEEIRGPAGRTMWDKLANVNEAVLANYLKNEYPQTVAVVMSKINPDHAAKVLSTLPEDFSLEVVNRMLQMESVQKEVLDKIEDTLRSEFMSNLAKTNKRDSHEMMAEIFNNFDRNTEGRFIAALEERNRDSAEKIKALMFTFEDLLKLDPAGVQTLLRNVDKDRLGICMKGASDAVRDLFFSNMSERAAKILREDMEALGPVRLRDVDEAQMEIVNIAKDLADKGEIMLADSGGDDELVY